A window of the Hordeum vulgare subsp. vulgare chromosome 5H, MorexV3_pseudomolecules_assembly, whole genome shotgun sequence genome harbors these coding sequences:
- the LOC123395041 gene encoding rhodanese-like domain-containing protein 9, chloroplastic isoform X2: MAVLGLSTAFSPPRGSWIAVRLRNGAAGRSSGGLSLRRSAAAAVAVRAEVSFVDGDEAKRLVAEEGYTVLDVRDRRQYERAHVRASAHVPLYIENEDNDIGTIIKRQAHNNFAGLFYGLSFTKLNRDFTKTVRSKFSPESKLLVVCQEGLRSTAAADALEREGFQNLACITSGLQTLKPGTFETVGEAELQNAGKAGLVTIQGKISIVLGTVLITLLLLITVFPDQAEQIFELAGIKL; the protein is encoded by the exons ATGGCAGTTCTTGGTCTATCTACTGCCTTCTCTCCCCCAAG AGGTTCTTGGATAGCTGTGAGGCTCAGGAATGGCGCCGCCGGGCGGAGTAGCGGGGGCCTGTCCCTTAGGaggtccgccgccgccgccgtcgccgtccgcgCGGAGGTGAGCTTCGTGGACGGCGACGAAGCGAAGCGGCTGGTGGCGGAGGAGGGGTACACGGTGCTGGACGTCCGGGACCGGCGGCAGTACGAGAGGGCGCACGTCAGGGCCTCCGCCCACGTCCCGCTCTACATCGAGAACGAGGACAACGACATTG GAACGATCATCAAGCGGCAAGCGCACAACAACTTCGCCGGCCTCTTCTACGGCCTGTCCTTCACCAAGCTCAACCGGGACTTCACCAAGACGGTGAGGAGCAAGTTCTCGCCGGAGAGCAAGCTGCTGGTCGTCTGCCAGGAAGGCCTCAG GTCCACAGCGGCTGCAGATGCATTGGAGCGAGAGGGCTTCCAGAACCTGGCCTGCATCACCTCGGGTCTTCAGACATTGAAACCAG GAACGTTCGAGACCGTCGGCGAAGCCGAGCTGCAGAATGCGGGGAAAGCCGGCCTTGTGACCATCCAGGGGAAGATCTCCATAGTTCTTGGGACTGTCTTGATAA CTTTGTTGTTGCTCATAACAGTGTTCCCGGACCAGGCTGAGCAGATCTTCGAGTTGGCTGGCATCAAATTGTGA
- the LOC123395041 gene encoding uncharacterized protein LOC123395041 isoform X1 — MAVLGLSTAFSPPRGSWIAVRLRNGAAGRSSGGLSLRRSAAAAVAVRAEVSFVDGDEAKRLVAEEGYTVLDVRDRRQYERAHVRASAHVPLYIENEDNDIGTTTTYCALRAELALRHTCLSCSFFKNFSVFFSARNDHQAASAQQLRRPLLRPVLHQAQPGLHQDGEEQVLAGEQAAGRLPGRPQVHSGCRCIGARGLPEPGLHHLGSSDIETRNVRDRRRSRAAECGESRPCDHPGEDLHSSWDCLDNFVVAHNSVPGPG, encoded by the exons ATGGCAGTTCTTGGTCTATCTACTGCCTTCTCTCCCCCAAG AGGTTCTTGGATAGCTGTGAGGCTCAGGAATGGCGCCGCCGGGCGGAGTAGCGGGGGCCTGTCCCTTAGGaggtccgccgccgccgccgtcgccgtccgcgCGGAGGTGAGCTTCGTGGACGGCGACGAAGCGAAGCGGCTGGTGGCGGAGGAGGGGTACACGGTGCTGGACGTCCGGGACCGGCGGCAGTACGAGAGGGCGCACGTCAGGGCCTCCGCCCACGTCCCGCTCTACATCGAGAACGAGGACAACGACATTGGTACTACTACTACATACTGCGCGCTACGTGCAGAGCTCGCACTCCGGCACACTTGTTTATCCTgcagtttcttcaagaatttcAGTGTGTTCTTCTCTGCCAGGAACGATCATCAAGCGGCAAGCGCACAACAACTTCGCCGGCCTCTTCTACGGCCTGTCCTTCACCAAGCTCAACCGGGACTTCACCAAGACGGTGAGGAGCAAGTTCTCGCCGGAGAGCAAGCTGCTGGTCGTCTGCCAGGAAGGCCTCAG GTCCACAGCGGCTGCAGATGCATTGGAGCGAGAGGGCTTCCAGAACCTGGCCTGCATCACCTCGGGTCTTCAGACATTGAAACCAG GAACGTTCGAGACCGTCGGCGAAGCCGAGCTGCAGAATGCGGGGAAAGCCGGCCTTGTGACCATCCAGGGGAAGATCTCCATAGTTCTTGGGACTGTCTTGATAA CTTTGTTGTTGCTCATAACAGTGTTCCCGGACCAGGCTGA
- the LOC123397727 gene encoding 30S ribosomal protein 2, chloroplastic translates to MATTISSLAAPHSLHRSCCRSPASASTPSRVSFRAAPPAGAAARARRRAAVKVLASSAVMEAPEELATRKLYVGNIPRTVTNDELSAMFAAHGTVVRAEVMYDKYSGRSRRFGFVTMSTAEEVAAAIESLNDTEVGGRKIKVNVTESFLPNIDASAPESEPSFVDSQYKVYVGNLAKKVTTEVLKNFFSEKGEVLSATVSRIPGTPKSKGYGFVTFSSEEEVEAAVSTFNNTELEGQTIRVNRA, encoded by the exons ATGGCGACCACCATTTCCTCTCTAGCGGCCCCTCACTCCCTCCACCGCAGCTGCTGCCGGAGTCCCGCATCCGCCTCGACCCCCTCCCGTGTGTCATTccgcgccgcgccgccggccGGCGCGGCGGCGCGGGCGAGGCGCCGGGCGGCGGTGAAGGTGCTTGCCTCCTCCGCGGTGATGGAGGCTCCCGAGGAGCTGGCCACGCGGAAGCTCTACGTGGGGAACATCCCCAGGACCGTCACCAACGACGAGCTGTCGGCCATGTTCGCCGCACACGGCACCGTCGTGCGGGCCGAG GTTATGTATGACAAGTATAGTGGCCGGAGCCGCCGATTTGGGTTTGTCACGATGAGCACGGCGGAGGAGGTCGCTGCCGCCATTGAGAGCCTGAATGACACC GAGGTTGGAGGTAGAAAAATTAAAGTGAATGTGACAGAAAGCTTCTTACCAAACATTGATGCATCTGCACCAGAATCGGAGCCTTCGTTTGTGGACAGCCAGTACAAGGTTTATGTTGGCAATCTTGCGAAGAAAGTGACGACGGAAGTTCTCAAGaacttcttctctgaaaagggggaGGTCCTCAGTGCCACGGTATCCCGAATTCCGGGAACCCCAAAGTCCAAGGGATATGGTTTTGTCACGTTTTCTTCAGAGGAGGAAGTTGAAGCTGCGGTTTCTACTTTCAACAACACA GAATTGGAAGGACAAACCATCCGTGTGAATAGAGCATAG